In the Platichthys flesus chromosome 14, fPlaFle2.1, whole genome shotgun sequence genome, CATGTTGTTTTTCCCCCTCCTTACATAACATGGAtgtcccccccatcccccccccccgccccctcgcGCTACACAAGAACCACCGCGATCCAGCCTGTGCATTCTGGTGGTTGTCATAGCAACAAGGCAGCATCCCTCTCCATCTTTTGTCCGGCGTCTCCCCTGTCGTGTGAGCTTCCCGGGCAGGAGGTGGCTCGCGGTCGTTTCTGCaaatggacccccccccccgcaattGAGCCCCGATGCGACAAAACAAGAGACAGGTTTCACACGTTGTAGCGAGGTGGTAAACATCCTGAGACGGCAAAATTCTTTTCAAGTGTGAAACGAGAGGACGTCAACACCCAGTGACAAGCTGGATTCAAAAGATCCATAGATTTTTGTGTGACTATATATGCCTTTTTTCCGCATGCTCTGACTGTCCATGTTTCTACAGGGATATCAAAATATTGGAACAGGTGGGGTGAGGGGATGTGCTGGGGAAAAGAACACAGTGTTCCTTTTTGTGTCTGGGAATGGAGGTTTTACTGGGAATATGAGGCGTTACTGGGAATACTTGGCTTTGATGCAGTTTAGTTGCCTTGTAATTGTGATGCTGTTAGTGGATGAGATTTTTTATGGTCGAGGTCATCCTGGTAGAGATGAGAGCACATGTGTTGGACTTATCCCCTGTTATTGCTCCACCGTTCTCTAGCTGCTCTGCACAGCAGCTACAACGTGAATGCAGACAGAAGCAGATGTACTTTATGTGCCAGATTATCCCCAGTTGTGTTCGTACCACAACAATTGGGATAGTGTTGATGTGACAGGACACCTTTTAGGCATTTCCCCACAAATCTGTGACTCTCAACCACCATAttaagggagggggggggggcagagaagTTTCAGATCAACTGACCAAATCAGTGTTAGTGCACACGTTGGCTTCGGGCCAAACAACATCCTCTGAAGCAGGATTGAACCTGCCCTCAGCTTTTACGATTGGTCAACTTTTCCTTGGCGAAGCCAATCAATGAGCTGACTAATGTTCTGTTGTGGGGGCAGCTGGGATGTAGGGGAAAGGTCTCCAAGCAAACTCTGTTGCCCTTCCCCCCCTTTGCAGGGAGAGGACACCAGGAGTAAATGTTTATGCCCTGTGAAATAGAGAAGTGGTTGAAATGTGTTCTGATTCTGCAGGAACGGCAGGGAAACAAAGAATTCCTtcactgtgtttacatctgtgAAGTTCTGTCTCCACCTCTTAGAAACTTCATAGATGCCAGTATGATCTTTATGAGTTGCATATGCAGGAACTTTAATTATGCTGgagtattaaataaatattaagatCAACTTATGTTTGGTGCTTTCTGCCAGCAAGCCCCGACCTGATGCTCGTCCGGTTCGTGTTTTCATGTCAACAACAGGATCAAGACAAAGCAAGTCTAGGTCTCAACCAAAATCTGTGGTGCCGCCGTATTGTTTATGACTCAGCACTTCTGGGAGTACTGGCCTCGGGCTGTAGCTGTGAGGGAGTTTAATAACTGTCTTGTGAGTGAACCGGTCTCCAGTTACTTCCCACACGACCCCAAAACAACAGCGTCCAGAACAAAGCAGCTGTTGAGCTCCTGCCAAGACACCAGCCGGACTGAAACATAACATTTGGCACAAGGAGCAGCGGCCGTGGAGCTTTTATGAGAGTTACCTTTAAGTCCACGTCGCTTTACTTTTTCCAGTTAACTGCTGCTGTAAAAATTGCTGTGTCCCCACCTGTTTAAACAGCTTTTGAAAGTGAGACACTTACGTTCCGGGTCGGGGCCCCGGCTTGAGCTGCTCCTTCAGCCAACCTGGAGTTGTCTGGTTGTTTTGAACGAATTTGTATTCGCAAGTTGATCAAACTTTCAGAACAAGTTACACGAGATCGGCACTTAATCAGTCGAGTGTTGGTTTGAGGTTCATGAATGATCCAATCTGCACTAAACTAAAAACAATGGAAAGCTAATGTTTGTCTTCATTTGAGAAATAAGCTTTCTTATGTTAGAGTTAAATGAGAAGATCAATACCACCACTGGCTGCAGTCTATTAGCTTAGCACAAACTCAGCTAGCTGGGCTCGATCCAAGGATGACAAGATTCATTTACATGAGAATTGATAGGTGAGCTACTGATGGCCCCGGCCTGCTCAAGTAACCGGTTATCATTTACATACAAGAGCAACTGCTAGCCAGGCTCTTTTCAAAGTTACCTGAGCAAAGTATTATTGAGCTTTAAAGGCCTTTGTACAGATCCAGGTTTGCCTTTTAAACCGGTAGCTAGCTGTTGCCTTATAGTTTGCGTAGACTGCTAGAAGGTCTTGATTCAGATTTAACAAAGTTAATCCAAGAAGCAGTAGAAGCCTTTGCTTATCAATATATATGAGAGTTGCATTAATATTCTCATTGAAATCTTggtaagaaacaaaaaaagcataTTTCCCAAAGTGTTGACCTATTCTTTtaatctttttcctttttttaagtcATGAGTCACACAGCCATGTtgtgacaaaaataaaagttttaaatgtaCCATTAAAAAACACCTGCTtcagtaacatgatgttttACCAAATCAGGTGCATTACAATATCGCAGTTAACAGAAGGATAAAACTCCTTAAGGAAATCTACAAATGGCATTATAGACAGATCCACCACAGTTCAACAACATACGTCTGGGTATAGACATCTACAAAGTGTACCTACAAGTTGTCAAATCAAGTGTGTGCCAAAAATCTGACGACATCGAACGTTGCCATTTAAAAATAGACACTTCATAAAAATCAAAGAATTAGTAACATCGAAAGACTGGATACTTGAAAAGGCAGGTCAACATATATTAACAGAACATGAACTAGTCAGATTTATTAAGTTCGACATGCTGTCCAGCCTTAGCAGCTCTACTCTTTAGTGTCCATGTGCTTTAGTTCTTTCAGTTACAGACAAAGGGGGGAGATGACATGGGTTATAAAACAGTGTTACAAAAGCCAATCCCTTCGAAAGTGGAGGGGAGAGACGTACCCTGCTGCTACCTTCCCATATCTTTTAAGTTGACCAGCCAACTTTAAGCCATTAAAATGCAGGTTAAAATCatctcagagggagagagaaaaataaaaaatacagtacTAGCTTAAAAGATAAATTCGGGAGGGCGGTGGGAGTCAGTCAATGAAATGTGGATTTAGTATTCCGCGggttcctctccctcctcgttCAGCAAACAGGTGCGGATGAGGGCCTCGGTCACGCCGTACGGGTCGCAGTTGGCCGATGGACGGCGGTCCTCGAAGTAGCCCTTCTTCTCCTGGCCCACCATTCGGGGAATGCGGATGCTGGCGCCGCGGTTAGCCACACCTGCGGAGAATTCGTCGATGTTTGAGGTTTCATGGTGGCCGGTGAGACGCCGGGCGTTGTCGAGCCCCCCTTTGGGGTCATAGGCCCGGATGTGATAGCGGTGCCTCTTGCCAAGCTTCTCGATGGACTCTTCAATTGCTCTGAAAGGAGAAATGACAAGGTTCCCCAATCAGacgattaaataaataatttatgcaGAATTATAAGATCTAAAAAAAAGCTTTGGACACTCACTTTAATCCGCCGTCTTCCCTCATCTCCTTAGTGCTGAAGTTGGTATGGCAGCCAGCACCGTTCCAGTTACCAGTGATTGGCTTGGGGTCAAATGAGGCAACAACACCAAAATCTTCACAGACACGGTGCAGGATGAAACGTGCCACCCAGAGGTGATCACCCATGTTGATACCTTCGCAAGGGCCAACCTGGAACtcccactgaaaacacacacacacatcataagtccaaaataaattataaatcaaattGACAGTTTAAACCATTAAAGCACAATTTACTGTCATTACCTGAGCAGGCATCACTTCTGCATTTGTACCACAAATGTCAACTCCAGCATAGAGACAAGCTCTATAATGGGCCTCCACTATATCTCTACCATAGGCTTTGTCAGCTCCCACGCCGCAGTAATAGGGACCTGCAAATATAACTATTGTTAAACCAACACGACACGCGCCGAAAGAAgtaacacacagaaacacttggAACTTGCTTCTGACCTTGTGGTCCGGGGAATCCGTTAGATGGCCAGCCAAATGGGTGTCCGTCTGTGCCCAGGATGGTGTACTCCTGCTCCATGCCAAACCAAGGATGCTGATCGCCCACCATCTCCATCACCTTCTTACATGTGATTCTAAGGTTGGTTtctgcagaaagaaaataatccgtttagaaaacaaaacaccagcAGCGTCAAGTCTAGTTACATGGGCCAGTTTCGGAAACCACTGTTTAGAATACCAAAGAAAAGTATAAAATACATGCAACCTTTAATTTCTAGGGACTTTTCATCATGGAAATAAGGCAACAATAAATGTGCTATTGGGTGTCAGGGTTACAAATGTACACTGTACCCCCCAAAAAgattatttcatttataaaataaattgtttctAATTTTTTGCCCGAATCTGCATTGAAAGGCTCTCATGGATGAGAATGAATGGGCATATGCAAGTCCACATGTGAAGAACgcacatttttcaaattatgAACAGTTGGAGGTTGGCTCTCATTACATGTTTGTTCATTCaagagaacatttaaaaaaaaaaaataatgagacAGGCCGGACGTCATTATTCTACTTATAAAGTAATGCCACATCCGACCACATACACAAAAAACTGTCAAATTACTTGAGTCACTGCTTCATGTCCACCACTATTTCAGTTACTTTATATTAGTGGTGTTATTCAGTGGAGGGCAGACAACCTACGAGTCAGGGCACATTCACACGATCTGAGCTTGTTAGTTACCTGCAGGTTTGCGGTTGTACTTCAGCACTTCACACAGGACAAGCTTGTTGGGGTCTTTACGAAATGGGTCACGGAAAATGGCAGCGGGAGCCAGGTACATGTCGCTGTTGGAGCCCTCGCTCTGGTTGGTGCTGGAGCCATCAAAGTTCCACTCAGGgagatctgcagcagcaggaggaggaagaggatggaggcAATTTAACAACAACGAATCCAAGGCGCCCCCTTTATGAGTTTATAAGACTCTGGAGGTTTCATACCATCAACGCTCTTGGGCTCAAAATCCAGGGTCCTGGTTTTGCAGCGGAGCCCCTCTCCGGTCCCATCCACCCAAATGTACATGGCCTGGACTTTGTCCCCCTGAGGCAGGTCCATGTACTGCTGTTTGACAGCTTTACTCAAGCTGGCGCTCTCGGACGTGGCCATCTTCTCTCTGCTACAACACacctgaggagaagaagagaaggagggacaCAGGTCAACGAGAGGCGCATGGGACCCGCGCTTCGCTCTGGATCGCACGTTGCGTAAACACCATTGTCTCCTTCTTCCAGAAacgagaaggggggggggataacaGTTCCAGCATCATCCTCACTCTCCActtagaaaacaaaacacctctCGTGCCTGAATATTAAGActgaatgaaacacacacgaGCTCCGACaataaagaggaggaaacaaagtgACGAGCATCACTACACCAACATCCTGCTTATTGTTGTCGTCACGGTAACGATCGATGATGAAACATTGCATAACAAGCTTCCTGGTTGTAGTCGATCCACAAAACCGCCCAACTAACACGTGGATCAAcgtgaaaaaacacacaaaaagcccAACTAACACCTGGATCAAcgtgaggaaacacaaacaacacaaacacactctagAGACCAACATCAGAGTCTGAAAGTCTCTAAATGACAGAGATacaaaaggaggaagaaagtgACGAGTTACCTGGAGAAACGAGGAAGTCGAAATAAAAACTAAAGGACAGACAGGTCCAGTGTCTCGTCGAGTGATGTGTCGCTAGTGTTCCTATCATTCTCCGGTACCGATGCTCCGGGTCCGGCCTCTTTATAAGAGCAGGAGCTACTCGTTGATTGGTCAGAGTCGTTGGACAAGATCGGAGCCGCAACGCCCCCCCCAAGCAGGAGCTCAGCCGCGTGGCTGCTACGATGTGTGGCGTGACCCTCTTCCTCTGAGCGCGTGCGTACTCCTCATCCTCACAGCAATCCACGATGATGAGGAATTAAATAAGTGAGAACAAGCCTCAGATGCAGAGCTTCTGggaatatatatatgaaaataaatgtgcCTCCGATATCCAGCAACGTGGGGCAAGAACTCTGCCCACGTGTAAATTGTTTGTGCGCGACGCCACCTCGTGGTGCGATCAGTCACTGCAAGACGGTGCAGGGTTTGAAATAAAGGGAATTACGTAATCCCCACAATCCTCTGGGGTTGGTTCAATCTGGTTTTGCACTGGATGCCCACGAGAGAAAATTGTGTGTAAAATGCATTCAGAGTGATGCATTTCGAAAAAGCACATGTTAACTTTGTAATCAGATTAATTGCCAATTGTGTTTTCAATGCACAAGGAATTTGCTTTGGTGCATAACGCAGCAAATTAGCAGGCAAGTCATGGAGTAGAGCTGTGCAATAAACTAGAATGGGACCCGATAGCACACATACAAtcggccaaggcccaacagtccctttacaTTCAATAAAGCTGCATCAAagttcacacacgcacacatagatCTCAGTTGCCTAAATGTGACTGTTTTTTCACTAGATCAAAGAATTGTTCATCTGAAAAATTCTCTTGGAATGTTAATGcaagtgaaaaaaatgtaaaccatGCATCCGCTCTCTTGATCCTGATGAGCACCAGAATTTACCAGGGTCATCCATGACCCACCTTCCTTCactaagtttcatggaaatcagtttggttgtttttgtgtaatcgtgcaaacatacaaaccaactaACAAACGGACAAGGGGTTAAAACATGACCTCCCTCCgaagaaaatctaaaaatatatacacacagaaacacacacatgaaaatatGTTCAGTAGGTAAGTGCTGGtagtgatggtgtgtgtgtgacacataATGTCCATGATGGGGTCAGTTGGACGGCTGCAGAGGGAAACTGCTCTTATGGAGTGAGGTTCTgatctaaatatttaataaataggAACAAAGATATTGTTtctatttaatacatttgaaaaaaaaaaaaaaaaaaaaaaaaaaaagcctttctcCAATCTTTGCAGCAGGTAAATGTCAGGAGTTTTATAAATTGGTGTGgtggtttttttctttttaacctgAACAGGTTGAAATGGGGGTCTTCAAAAAAATTCAAGAGGGTCAGGGTGCTGGGTGAGGGGCAGAGCAGGAGACCCTGGGGCAGACGTCCCAGGAGAAAAACATGGCAGATCTGAAGATCTCAAGCGACAACCCAGAGGTCAAGAAGAAAGACCTAGCAGCCTCTGAGGGTTTCAGCAAATGCTGGACTGCTGAAGAGGTCAAGCAGGAGGCCAGAGGTGAGGACTGACACCCAgaaaggtggagcagctggg is a window encoding:
- the LOC133968357 gene encoding glutamine synthetase-like; the encoded protein is MATSESASLSKAVKQQYMDLPQGDKVQAMYIWVDGTGEGLRCKTRTLDFEPKSVDDLPEWNFDGSSTNQSEGSNSDMYLAPAAIFRDPFRKDPNKLVLCEVLKYNRKPAETNLRITCKKVMEMVGDQHPWFGMEQEYTILGTDGHPFGWPSNGFPGPQGPYYCGVGADKAYGRDIVEAHYRACLYAGVDICGTNAEVMPAQWEFQVGPCEGINMGDHLWVARFILHRVCEDFGVVASFDPKPITGNWNGAGCHTNFSTKEMREDGGLKAIEESIEKLGKRHRYHIRAYDPKGGLDNARRLTGHHETSNIDEFSAGVANRGASIRIPRMVGQEKKGYFEDRRPSANCDPYGVTEALIRTCLLNEEGEEPAEY